The following is a genomic window from Citrifermentans bemidjiense Bem.
TGCTGAGCCTGCTGGACGTAGTCGACCTATCGGCGGCGAACTCCTCGAAGGTGCTCAGCATGACCTTCTACTTCGACTCCGCCATGGACGCCGCTTCCGTGCAGGACACCAGCAACTGGACCATCACCAAGGCGACGGGCGGGGCGGCCGGGTACTACAACAACCTGCTGCCGATACTCCCCACAGAGGCGTACATCCCGCAAAACCCGCTCAGCGTGACCTACGACCCCGAGAAGCGGACCGCGACGGTCAACTTCATGCTGAGCCAGAACGACACCGGCGACGCGACCATCGACTCCGCGCACATGGTTTTCAAGTTCTCCGGCACCGACGCCAGGGGGAAGGTCATGGACCCTGCAGCCGACGAGTTCGACGCCGCGGCGGAAGGGCCTTTCTGACCGTTCGCCCGCTGGCTCAATCAAACTGGCTGGCAGCATATCCCTACCGCTTCGAGCGCAGGTCCCGCACCGGCACCTTGGGCTTGGGGCTGCCGCGCGCGTCACACCGTTGCCGCCGGCTCCTCCCCGCTCGCCCCCTTCCCCTCAGCCTTCCAGCTGGCACGCAACCTGCAGAACAGTGCTGAGCCAGCACTTCCCAGAGAGTCCGCCACTGCACACCGGACCGGAAAAGGAGCACCATGCTCGGCATTACCATCGTCACCCCTTCGTTCAACCAGGCGCCGTTCCTAGAGCAGTGCATCGACTCCATTCTGAGCCAGAACTACCCCGACCTCGAATACATAATCATGGACGGAGGGAGCACCGACGGCTCCGTCGACATAATTAAAAAATACGAAAGGCACCTGGCCTACTGGCAAAGCTGCCCGGACAGCGGGCAGTACAACGCCATCAACGAGGGGTTCAGACAAGCTAGAAATCCGATCATGGGGTGGCTTAACTCCGACGACATGCTGCACAAAGACGGGTTGTCCGTGGTGAACGAGGTCTTCTGCAGGTTACCGGAAGTTGAGTTCCTGACCTCGAAGCGGATCGGCTTCGATGTGAACGGGGATCTCGCCTCCTACGACTACCTGAGCCAGACATGGTGCCACGATCTACTGCTGAGCAAGGAGCTGATCTTGAAGTACTCCCTGTTCATCATGCAAGAGGGGACCTTCTGGCGAAGACGCCTGTGGGAGAAGGTGGGAGGCAGACTCGACACCTCGTGGAGCCTCGCCGCGGACTTCGAGCTCTGGCTGCGCATGAGCCGGCACGCTGCGCTGCACACGGTCAACGCATTGACCGGGGGCTTCCGGTGCTACAGCATGGAGCAGCGCTGCAACAAAAATCGCGACGAATACATCGAGCAGTGCTGCCAGATCATCGACCGGGAGATCGCGTTGGAGCTCCCCCCTGCCACGCACCGGAGCACCCCACCGCCGCTGATCGACTATCCGCTTCGGGAGAAGCCCGCCCACTTCGAAGTACTCACCAAAAGAGAGCATCCCAGGATCTCAATCGTCACCCCCTCGTTCAACCAGAAGCAATACCTCGAAGAGTGCATCGACTCGGTGCTCTCCCAGAACTACCCCAACCTGGAATACATCGTCATGGACGGCGGGAGCACGGACGGCTCCGCCGAGATCATCCAAAAATACGCGAGGCACCTGAACTACTGGCAGAGCAGAAAAGACTACGGGCAGTACCATGCGGTAAACACCGGGTTTCTGATCTCCACGGGGGAGGTCATGGCGTGGCTCAACTCCGACGACAAGTACCACCCCGGGGCCTTCTGGCTCGTCTCCGACGCCTTCGATTCCCTCCCGGAGCTGAAATGGCTCACCGGCAGCCCCACCCTCTGGGACAAGGAGGGGAACGCCTCCGGCTTTGACTCGCAGCCCCCTAGTTGGTGCCGTGAGAAGTACCTGCAAGGAAAGGTTCATTCCCCCTTCATCCAGCAAGAATCGACCTTTTGGAGGCGTTCTCTGTGGCTGGAGGCGGGCGCGAGGCTCGCTTCCGACTTTCCCTTTGCCGCAGACATGGAGCTTTGGGCGCGTTTTTTCCGTCACGCGCAACTGCACACGCTGCACGCTCCGCTCGGAGGGTTCCGCAGCCATCCCGGCGAGGGGCAGAGGTCGGAGGTCGCGAGCCAGCAGTACGCCCAGGAGGCGGAGCGGATCGTGGCACGGGAGCGGGCCTTTTTCAGCGCCAACCAGACTGAGTTGCAGCCTCCCCCGCCCCCCCTGCTGGTAAGAGACGTGGTATCGTGCGCCGGCAGCCGCATCACCGAGGAAAACTTCGGATTCTTCAGCTACTCCCGCAGCATCCATTTCCCGTATTTCGCCGGCTGCGACACGGAGCTCTACGGCCGGGTCATCGATCCCCGCTCCTGCAACCTGAAGACGTACCAGGAACTGCTGGCCTACAGCTTCCTGAGACACAACTTCCCCAAAGGCTCGCGGGTACTGGTAATTGCCGACCACGCCTCGCCCATCGTCTCCGCAACACGCAGGTATTACGAATGCTGGAGCGTCCCCGCCGCCCCCGGGGCCGCGCCCAACCCCGCGGTACCATGCAAGGACGTTGCGGCGCAACTGGGGTCCTTCAGCGCCGAGTTGCCTGATGCTTATTTCCAACTGGTGATCGGCAGCTTCGCGCTGGAAACCGGGGCCCGGAGCGAAGGACGCTGGCGGGACATCTGCCGGGACATTGACCGGGTACTTACGCCCGATGGCCACGCCCTGCACTGCTTCGACCTCAAGGCCGGCGAGAACGGGTTCGAAAGCCATCCCCTGCTCCCGTTTCTGTTCCGGCACGAGGCTCCCTGCAGCAGGTTCGTCCCCTTCCAGCAGGCCGCCCTGGATCCCTTCGTTTTCTTCCGTAGCGAGGAGCCTGCAAGCCCGGGCCTGGAGCCGGTGAGGTGGCTTTCCTACAACGTGCTGCGGCCCAAGGGCTACGCAGCCTACGGCGTTACCAACGAATCCCCTGCTCCCCCTTCCGCGGAGCAGCATGCCGCGCCCTCCCCGGCACCGGAGAGGGCCTGTGACGAGACAGCGGCCCGCGCCGCGGCAGTGGCGCCGCAAGAGCCCGAACCGCCGCGCAGGTTGCATATCGGCGGCGAAACGCCTGCAGTAGGGTGGGAGATCCTGAACATCGCTGCAGGCCCCCACGTAGACCATGTCGGCAACGCCAACGACCTCTCGCGCTTCACGGCCGCGACCTTCCAGGAGATATACGCCTCGCACATCCTGGAGCATCTCGACTACCAGCGCGAGCTGCTCTCGACGCTCAAGGAGTGGCACAGGGTACTGAAGCCGTTTGGAACGCTTTACCTGAGCGTTCCGGACCTCGATGTCCTGGCGCGACTGCTGCTCGACAAGGAGAGGCTGAACGTCGACGACCGCTTTGCCGTCATGCGCATCATGTTCGGCGGGCACATGAACCAGCACGATTTCCACGCCACCGGGTTGAACGAGGACTTCCTCACCTATTTCCTCAACGAGGCCGGGTTCCTGATGCCGCGCAGGGTGGAGAGGCTCGAAATGTTCCGGGACACCAGCAGCATGGAGTTCAAGGGGGAGTTGATCAGTCTGAACATGGTGGCCAGGAAACTGCCGGGGTAACCGGCCCCCGGCGAGGAGGCGGCCCTTACCCTTACACGGGCAGCAAAGGCGTTCCCACCCGATACCAGTAGCACGAGGAGGAAGCATGAGTTTCGCGTTGCACCAGATGCTGCAGGATTTGCCTTTAATCGACATCCTCGATGTGGGGGCGATGTCGCTTGGGGGAGCCTCCGCTTACCAGCAGCTCGTCCACCACGGGAAGACGCGAGTCATCGGCTTCGAGCCGGGCCAGGAGGAGTGCAGAAAGCTCAACGAAAAGATGGGGCCTCCGCACATCTTCTTCCCCTTTTTCATCGGCGACGGCAAACCCGCGACCTATTACGAGACCAACGAGGTCATGACCGGCTCGCTGTACCGGCCAAACACCCGGCTTTTGGAAAAGTTCCAGAACCTGGCCGAGCTGACGGTACCGGTGCGTACCCACGAGGTCGAGACCAGAAGGCTGGACGACATCGAAGGGATCGGCAGCGTCGACTTCATCAAGATGGACGTGCAGGGGAGCGAGTTGAACGTGTTCAAAGGGGCTTCCAAGGTGCTGGAATCGGCGCTGGTGATACAGGTCGAAGTGGAGTTTGTCGAGCTGTACCAGGGACAGCCGATGTTCGGCGACGTCGACCAGTACCTGCGCGGCAAGGGGTACCAGTTCCACACCTTCCTCGGGTTCGGCAAGCGCTGCTTCAAGCCCCTGGTGGTCAACGACAACATAAACGACGGCCTGAACCAGTACCTTTGGAGCGACGCCATCTACGTGAAGGACTGGATGCGGCTGGAAAACCTCTCCACGGTGCAGCTTAAGAAATACGCGGTACTTTTGCACGACCTGTTCAGGTCCGCCGATCTCTGCCACCTGCTGCTCTCTACCGTCGACGGCAGGGAGGGGACCGGCCTCGCCGGCCGCTACCTGCAGATGTGCAGCGGCCGCTGACCTCACCTTCCCGGCAGCCGTACCACCCAGAGCCCCAGCACCGGCAACCCTCCCCTCACCCTTCAATATTTTGACGGCATCTGCCAACGGTTCATTAACGTGCCCCTTTCCAGGCACTTATGAGACCCGCCCGCGGGGCGGCACGCTCGTTGCAAAACCTGCAGCAACGCACCAGGCCACGCTCCAGCGGAATTTAGAGGGGCGACGGGTCAAATTCTCGACAGACGGATACCTATGAAAAGCACCAATGGGAAGATTTTGGTCACCGGCGCCGATGGCTTCATCGGCTCCCACCTTACCGAGACGCTGGTACGGCAGGGTTACGAGG
Proteins encoded in this region:
- a CDS encoding glycosyltransferase, with the translated sequence MLGITIVTPSFNQAPFLEQCIDSILSQNYPDLEYIIMDGGSTDGSVDIIKKYERHLAYWQSCPDSGQYNAINEGFRQARNPIMGWLNSDDMLHKDGLSVVNEVFCRLPEVEFLTSKRIGFDVNGDLASYDYLSQTWCHDLLLSKELILKYSLFIMQEGTFWRRRLWEKVGGRLDTSWSLAADFELWLRMSRHAALHTVNALTGGFRCYSMEQRCNKNRDEYIEQCCQIIDREIALELPPATHRSTPPPLIDYPLREKPAHFEVLTKREHPRISIVTPSFNQKQYLEECIDSVLSQNYPNLEYIVMDGGSTDGSAEIIQKYARHLNYWQSRKDYGQYHAVNTGFLISTGEVMAWLNSDDKYHPGAFWLVSDAFDSLPELKWLTGSPTLWDKEGNASGFDSQPPSWCREKYLQGKVHSPFIQQESTFWRRSLWLEAGARLASDFPFAADMELWARFFRHAQLHTLHAPLGGFRSHPGEGQRSEVASQQYAQEAERIVARERAFFSANQTELQPPPPPLLVRDVVSCAGSRITEENFGFFSYSRSIHFPYFAGCDTELYGRVIDPRSCNLKTYQELLAYSFLRHNFPKGSRVLVIADHASPIVSATRRYYECWSVPAAPGAAPNPAVPCKDVAAQLGSFSAELPDAYFQLVIGSFALETGARSEGRWRDICRDIDRVLTPDGHALHCFDLKAGENGFESHPLLPFLFRHEAPCSRFVPFQQAALDPFVFFRSEEPASPGLEPVRWLSYNVLRPKGYAAYGVTNESPAPPSAEQHAAPSPAPERACDETAARAAAVAPQEPEPPRRLHIGGETPAVGWEILNIAAGPHVDHVGNANDLSRFTAATFQEIYASHILEHLDYQRELLSTLKEWHRVLKPFGTLYLSVPDLDVLARLLLDKERLNVDDRFAVMRIMFGGHMNQHDFHATGLNEDFLTYFLNEAGFLMPRRVERLEMFRDTSSMEFKGELISLNMVARKLPG
- a CDS encoding FkbM family methyltransferase, giving the protein MSFALHQMLQDLPLIDILDVGAMSLGGASAYQQLVHHGKTRVIGFEPGQEECRKLNEKMGPPHIFFPFFIGDGKPATYYETNEVMTGSLYRPNTRLLEKFQNLAELTVPVRTHEVETRRLDDIEGIGSVDFIKMDVQGSELNVFKGASKVLESALVIQVEVEFVELYQGQPMFGDVDQYLRGKGYQFHTFLGFGKRCFKPLVVNDNINDGLNQYLWSDAIYVKDWMRLENLSTVQLKKYAVLLHDLFRSADLCHLLLSTVDGREGTGLAGRYLQMCSGR